From one Lolium rigidum isolate FL_2022 chromosome 4, APGP_CSIRO_Lrig_0.1, whole genome shotgun sequence genomic stretch:
- the LOC124707674 gene encoding uncharacterized protein LOC124707674, which yields MALNGNGNLKADTQAVESRTSESEPEATGVNSISTQDVSRQGNERSGFLNFVNRFTGPNLRKLGHNPSVKFRQLTLARDEFSRSIHSDNHGNHEHFHLIRKINWGHLWVMGKEWIRQPMNMALFAWIACVAVSGAILFMVMTGMLNHALPSKPLRDTWFEVNNQILNALFTLMCLYQHPMRIYNFVLLCRWDQKDILRLRKVYCKNGTYKPNEWMHMMVVVVLLNLNCFGQYALCGLNIGYRRSERPPLGVAVTISVAIGAAAFASVYNIVSPLGKDYDPDEELREADPEAQSVVTSTEGTKPATSGSSLERRYSFLQSEERRFVESRPEWVGGLADFWDGITLAYLSIFCSCCVFGWNVQRLGFGNMYVHIATFLLFCAAPFFIFNMAAININNETLREALGLTGIALCFFGLLYGGFWRIQMRKRFNLPGNTFCCRNPDVTDCFQWLCCCSCSLAQEVRTADYYDIAEERSYRGQATEESQRVMSPLRREDGLPLFKSTPASPYRSSTPSQSIFIMESPSAPRRSSGATPLGGSPTTGDRAMQAPAPSVLHREGGDGS from the coding sequence ATGGCCCTTAATGGTAATGGAAACCTCAAAGCTGATACTCAAGCAGTAGAATCAAGAACATCTGAAAGTGAACCTGAAGCCACAGGCGTCAATAGTATTTCCACTCAGGATGTTTCACGACAGGGAAATGAGCGGAGTGGGTTTCTGAACTTTGTGAACCGCTTTACTGGTCCCAACTTAAGGAAGCTGGGTCATAACCCTTCAGTCAAGTTTCGACAGCTCACTCTTGCGCGGGATGAGTTTTCACGTTCTATCCATTCTGATAACCATGGTAATCACGAGCATTTCCATTTAATCAGGAAAATTAACTGGGGCCACCTGTGGGTAATGGGCAAGGAATGGATAAGGCAGCCTATGAACATGGCCCTTTTTGCTTGGATTGCTTGTGTTGCTGTATCTGGTGCAATACTCTTCATGGTTATGACTGGAATGTTGAATCACGCTTTGCCCAGCAAACCACTAAGAGATACCTGGTTTGAAGTGAACAACCAAATATTGAATGCATTATTCACACTCATGTGCCTTTATCAACACCCGATGCGGATCTATAACTTTGTGCTCTTATGTCGATGGGACCAAAAGGACATTCTAAGGCTTAGGAAAGTATACTGCAAAAATGGGACATATAAGCCTAATGAGTGGATGCACATGATGGTGGTGGTAGTCCTTCTTAATTTGAACTGCTTTGGCCAATATGCCTTGTGTGGTCTCAACATAGGATACCGCAGATCAGAAAGGCCTCCTCTCGGTGTCGCTGTGACTATTTCTGTTGCAATTGGCGCTGCGGCATTCGCCAGTGTGTATAATATTGTCAGTCCTCTTGGGAAGGATTATGATCCAGATGAAGAACTGAGAGAAGCGGATCCAGAAGCACAATCCGTGGTCACCTCAACTGAAGGCACCAAGCCAGCAACTTCAGGGAGCTCGCTTGAGAGGAGATATTCTTTTCTTCAGAGCGAAGAACGCCGTTTCGTAGAGAGTAGGCCTGAGTGGGTCGGTGGACTGGCAGATTTCTGGGATGGTATAACACTTGCATACTTGTCGATTTTCTGCAGTTGTTGCGTTTTCGGGTGGAATGTGCAGAGGCTTGGGTTCGGCAACATGTATGTCCATATTGCAACATTTCTGCTGTTTTGCGCAGCtcccttcttcatcttcaatatggcagctatCAATATTAACAATGAAACCCTGCGAGAAGCACTCGGGCTCACTGGAATTGCACTTTGCTTTTTCGGTCTACTGTATGGTGGCTTTTGGAGAATACAGATGAGGAAGAGATTTAACCTCCCCGGGAACACCTTCTGCTGCCGTAATCCTGATGTCACAGATTGTTTCCAGTGGCTGTGCTGTTGTTCATGTTCTCTAGCTCAGGAGGTGAGAACTGCTGATTATTATGATATTGCAGAGGAAAGGTCATACAGAGGACAAGCAACCGAGGAAAGTCAGCGTGTGATGTCACCATTACGTCGTGAAGACGGTTTGCCACTTTTCAAGTCAACCCCTGCTTCGCCGTACAGGAGTAGCACACCAAGTCAGTCAATTTTCATTATGGAGAGTCCATCAGCTCCACGGAGGTCATCCGGCGCAACCCCTCTTGGCGGTTCACCGACAACAGGCGACAGGGCAATGCAGGCGCCTGCTCCATCTGTTTTACACCGAGAAGGTGGAGATGGATCATAG